A genome region from Mycolicibacterium litorale includes the following:
- a CDS encoding nitronate monooxygenase: MTTPLTELGVRLPVIAAPMAGGATTTAMVIAAAEAGSLGLLAAGYKTPEALQAEITAVRAAPVPFGVNVFAPNPVPIDAAAYRRYADLIRAEADRYGLTLPAEPRDDDDAFDAKIDLLRSDPVPVVSFTFGLPAGDVIRALQQAGTTVVQTVTSAREAEAAASAGVDMLAVQAAVAGGHSGTFTPDRMPAPLALTDLVAQVTAAVALPVIAAGGLGTAGDVAAVLRAGASAAAVGTVLLRADESGASATHKAALNNPSRTETVLTRAFTGRPARGLRNRFIDRYEPSAPLGYPALHHLTSPLRKAAAAAGDADVVHLWAGTGYRHAAEKPTATILTDLAGEV, from the coding sequence ATGACAACACCACTGACCGAACTGGGCGTACGCCTGCCCGTGATCGCCGCGCCGATGGCGGGCGGCGCCACGACCACCGCGATGGTGATCGCCGCCGCGGAGGCCGGAAGTCTCGGACTGCTCGCCGCGGGCTACAAGACCCCCGAAGCCCTGCAGGCCGAGATCACCGCTGTGCGCGCCGCGCCAGTTCCGTTCGGTGTCAACGTCTTCGCCCCGAACCCGGTGCCCATCGACGCCGCGGCCTACCGCCGGTACGCGGACCTGATCCGCGCCGAGGCCGACCGGTACGGTCTCACCCTGCCCGCGGAGCCCCGCGACGACGACGATGCGTTCGACGCGAAGATCGACCTGCTCCGCTCAGACCCGGTGCCCGTCGTGAGCTTCACGTTCGGGCTGCCGGCAGGTGACGTCATCCGGGCACTGCAGCAGGCCGGCACCACCGTCGTACAGACCGTCACGTCGGCCCGGGAAGCCGAAGCCGCCGCGTCCGCGGGTGTCGACATGCTGGCCGTGCAGGCCGCGGTCGCCGGGGGGCACTCGGGCACCTTCACACCCGACCGGATGCCCGCGCCGCTGGCGCTCACCGATCTGGTCGCGCAGGTCACCGCCGCCGTCGCGCTGCCCGTGATCGCCGCCGGCGGGCTGGGCACCGCCGGCGACGTCGCCGCGGTGCTGCGTGCCGGCGCCTCGGCGGCCGCGGTCGGGACGGTGCTGCTGCGCGCCGACGAGAGCGGCGCGTCGGCCACCCACAAGGCCGCGCTGAACAATCCGTCGCGTACCGAGACCGTCCTCACCCGCGCCTTCACCGGACGCCCGGCGCGCGGACTGCGCAACCGGTTCATCGACCGGTACGAGCCGTCGGCGCCGTTGGGCTATCCCGCCCTCCACCACCTGACGAGTCCGCTGCGCAAGGCGGCGGCCGCCGCGGGTGACGCGGACGTCGTCCACCTGTGGGCGGGCACCGGCTACCGGCACGCCGCCGAGAAGCCGACGGCGACGATCCTGACCGATTTGGCGGGGGAGGTTTAG
- a CDS encoding XdhC family protein yields MRDVLADLVTIWRAGGTAALATVVRTFRSAPRPPGAAMVVSPDGAASGSVSGGCVEGAVYELGNEVIADGVARLERYGVSDDDAFAVGLTCGGILDVFVEPVSRRTFPELADVAADIDEHRPVAVATVITHPDTAWVGRRIVVRTEEVSGSLGSPRADAAVTDDARGLLATGRSEVLTYGPDGERRGEGMEVFVAAHAPRPRMLVFGAIDFAAAVARQGSLLGYRVTVCDARPVFATAARFPTADEVVVEWPNRYLAAQAEAGALDGRTVICVLTHDPKFDVPLLEVALRLPEVGYIGAMGSRRTHDDRLQRLREAGLTDEELARLASPIGLDLGARTPEETAVSIAAEIIARRWGGTGRPLGDVGGRIHHEQDEHSSSVN; encoded by the coding sequence GTGAGGGATGTGCTGGCCGATCTCGTGACGATCTGGCGTGCCGGAGGCACTGCGGCCTTGGCCACGGTGGTGCGCACCTTCCGGTCTGCCCCGCGGCCGCCGGGCGCCGCGATGGTGGTGAGCCCGGACGGCGCCGCCAGCGGTTCGGTGTCCGGCGGCTGCGTCGAAGGCGCCGTCTACGAACTGGGCAACGAGGTGATCGCCGACGGTGTCGCGCGGCTGGAGCGCTACGGCGTCAGTGACGACGACGCGTTCGCCGTCGGGCTCACGTGCGGCGGCATCCTCGACGTCTTCGTCGAACCGGTCTCGCGGCGGACGTTCCCCGAACTGGCCGACGTGGCCGCCGACATCGACGAGCACCGCCCAGTCGCGGTTGCCACCGTGATCACGCACCCCGACACCGCATGGGTGGGCCGGCGGATCGTGGTGCGCACCGAGGAGGTGTCGGGGAGCCTCGGTTCGCCGCGCGCCGACGCGGCCGTGACCGACGACGCGCGGGGACTGCTGGCGACCGGCCGCAGCGAGGTGCTGACCTACGGCCCCGACGGGGAACGCCGCGGTGAGGGCATGGAGGTGTTCGTCGCCGCGCACGCGCCGAGGCCGCGGATGCTGGTGTTCGGCGCCATCGACTTCGCCGCCGCGGTCGCCCGGCAGGGTTCGCTGCTCGGCTACCGGGTCACGGTGTGCGACGCCCGGCCGGTGTTCGCGACGGCCGCGCGGTTCCCGACCGCCGACGAGGTCGTCGTCGAATGGCCGAACCGCTACCTGGCCGCCCAGGCCGAGGCGGGCGCCCTCGACGGTCGCACCGTCATCTGCGTGCTGACCCACGACCCGAAGTTCGACGTCCCGCTGCTCGAAGTGGCACTGCGGCTGCCCGAGGTCGGCTACATCGGGGCCATGGGATCCCGCCGCACCCATGACGACCGGCTGCAGCGGTTGCGCGAGGCCGGGCTGACCGACGAGGAACTCGCCAGGCTGGCCAGCCCGATCGGCCTGGACCTCGGGGCGCGCACCCCGGAGGAGACCGCGGTGTCGATCGCCGCGGAGATCATCGCCCGCCGGTGGGGCGGCACCGGGCGTCCGCTCGGCGACGTCGGCGGACGCATCCACCATGAACAGGACGAGCACAGCAGTTCCGTGAACTGA
- a CDS encoding LLM class F420-dependent oxidoreductase — MTDSGKPSIEFPARIGVWWASETWSITDAQDVAREIEALGFGSLFIPEVTGKECLTQSAAFLAATDRLVVGTGIANIHIRLPSAAETGGRTLNALHPNRFVLGLGVSHAPLVEHAMGGTYAKPLATMRTYLEKMAAVSEAIEPGAPRPVRLLAALGPKMIELSGTHADGAHPYLVTPEQTRTTREILGPDKWIVSEQAVATGGDDADQLRRAHQHLDVYSGLPNYRNSWLRQGFDESDLVRGGSDRLARGVVGMGSVEQAAASVTAHLDAGADHVVVQVLGDNPMADPRPALRELAEALGLKG, encoded by the coding sequence GTGACGGATTCCGGAAAGCCCAGCATCGAATTCCCCGCCCGTATCGGTGTGTGGTGGGCCAGCGAGACCTGGTCGATCACCGATGCGCAGGACGTGGCGCGGGAGATCGAGGCGCTCGGCTTCGGTTCGCTGTTCATCCCCGAGGTGACGGGCAAGGAGTGCCTGACGCAGTCGGCGGCATTCCTGGCGGCCACCGACCGGCTGGTGGTCGGCACCGGCATCGCCAACATCCACATCCGGCTGCCGTCGGCCGCCGAGACCGGTGGGCGCACGCTCAACGCGCTGCACCCGAACCGCTTCGTCCTCGGGCTCGGGGTCAGCCATGCCCCGCTGGTCGAACACGCGATGGGCGGCACCTACGCCAAGCCGCTGGCGACGATGCGCACCTACCTCGAGAAGATGGCCGCGGTGTCCGAAGCCATCGAACCCGGCGCGCCGCGGCCGGTCCGGCTGCTCGCCGCGCTCGGCCCGAAGATGATCGAGCTGTCCGGCACCCACGCCGACGGCGCCCACCCGTACCTCGTCACGCCGGAGCAGACGCGCACCACGCGCGAGATCCTCGGGCCGGACAAGTGGATCGTCTCCGAGCAGGCCGTCGCGACCGGCGGCGACGATGCCGACCAGCTGCGCCGCGCCCACCAGCACCTCGACGTCTACAGCGGGCTGCCGAACTACCGGAACTCGTGGCTGCGCCAGGGATTCGACGAATCCGATCTGGTGCGTGGCGGTTCGGACCGGTTGGCACGCGGTGTCGTCGGCATGGGCTCGGTCGAGCAGGCCGCCGCGTCGGTCACCGCCCATCTCGACGCCGGCGCCGACCACGTGGTGGTGCAGGTGCTCGGTGACAATCCGATGGCCGATCCACGGCCGGCGCTGCGCGAGCTCGCCGAGGCGCTGGGGCTCAAGGGCTAG
- a CDS encoding VTT domain-containing protein: protein MTTTHLALMPDFLDPMTLLGYFGTWALVGLLVVIFVESGVLFPILPGDSLLFVAGMLAAGTAAVADEGGETINFQLWQLLVFIPIAAILGGQVGYWIGRNLGTAMFKPDARFLKQKYLDEAHLFFETRGPFAIVIARFVPIVRTLAPLTAGAARMSYPVFALYNILGAVVWGIGLTLLGYTLGQFEIIQKLLEPIFIAIVLASVAPMFIEYYKRRRAAKRAGIAAPPIDPA from the coding sequence ATGACGACCACCCATCTGGCCCTCATGCCCGACTTCCTGGATCCGATGACTCTGCTCGGCTACTTCGGGACCTGGGCGCTGGTGGGCCTGCTGGTCGTGATCTTCGTCGAATCCGGGGTGCTGTTCCCGATCCTGCCCGGTGACTCGCTGCTGTTCGTGGCGGGCATGCTGGCCGCCGGGACGGCCGCGGTGGCCGACGAGGGCGGCGAGACGATCAACTTCCAGCTGTGGCAGCTGCTGGTGTTCATCCCGATCGCAGCGATCCTGGGTGGGCAGGTCGGATACTGGATCGGGCGGAATCTGGGGACGGCGATGTTCAAGCCGGACGCCCGCTTCCTCAAGCAGAAGTACCTCGACGAGGCGCACCTGTTCTTCGAGACGCGCGGCCCGTTCGCGATCGTGATCGCCCGGTTCGTGCCGATCGTTCGTACGCTGGCACCGCTGACCGCCGGTGCCGCCCGGATGAGCTATCCGGTGTTCGCGCTGTACAACATCCTCGGCGCGGTCGTGTGGGGCATCGGGCTCACACTGCTGGGCTACACGCTCGGCCAGTTCGAGATCATCCAGAAGCTGCTGGAGCCGATCTTCATCGCCATCGTGCTGGCCTCGGTCGCGCCGATGTTCATCGAGTACTACAAGCGTCGCCGCGCCGCCAAGCGGGCGGGGATCGCCGCGCCGCCGATCGATCCGGCCTAA
- a CDS encoding SDR family oxidoreductase, with the protein MNTENVVALVTGANRGLGRRFAEQLVARGAKVYAGARRPETVDLPAVIPVQLDITDPESIRRAAELASDVTVVINNAGVSTRSTLLDGALDDIRLEMETHYFGTLQVIRAFAPIIERNGASSGGGAILNVLSVLSWAHPPTSGAYAAAKAAGWALTDAVRTELAPKGIHVAALHVGYMDTDMVPYVPADQKTDPGVVAKLALDGLFAGENEILGDALTRTVKAQLSAPPR; encoded by the coding sequence ATGAACACTGAGAACGTCGTCGCCCTGGTGACCGGTGCCAACCGCGGATTGGGTCGGCGGTTCGCTGAACAACTCGTCGCCCGCGGCGCCAAGGTCTACGCCGGCGCCCGCCGCCCCGAGACCGTCGACCTGCCCGCGGTGATACCCGTACAGCTCGACATCACCGATCCCGAATCGATCCGGCGCGCTGCCGAATTGGCCTCCGACGTCACCGTCGTCATCAACAACGCCGGGGTCTCCACCCGCTCCACGCTGCTCGACGGCGCGCTCGACGACATCCGCCTCGAGATGGAGACGCACTACTTCGGCACCCTGCAGGTGATCCGCGCGTTCGCGCCGATCATCGAACGCAACGGTGCTTCATCGGGAGGCGGAGCGATCCTCAACGTGCTGTCGGTGCTGTCGTGGGCGCATCCGCCGACCAGCGGTGCGTACGCCGCCGCCAAGGCCGCCGGTTGGGCGCTGACCGATGCGGTGCGAACGGAGTTGGCGCCGAAGGGTATTCACGTCGCAGCACTGCACGTCGGTTACATGGACACCGACATGGTGCCCTACGTACCCGCCGACCAGAAGACCGACCCGGGTGTGGTGGCCAAGCTCGCACTCGACGGTCTGTTCGCCGGCGAGAACGAGATCCTGGGCGACGCGCTGACGCGCACCGTCAAGGCGCAGCTGTCGGCCCCGCCGCGCTAG
- a CDS encoding alcohol dehydrogenase catalytic domain-containing protein, with translation MSTHRAIHVAAAGEPLTLVDVETPAPPPGHLRIDVAACGVCGTDHGFVNGGFPGLNWPITLGHEIAGTVAEVGDGVDQFSVGDRVAVGWFGGNCNTCIPCRRGLFMQCVNMQVPSWHYPGGYAETVTVPATAPARIPEELSFVEAAPMGCAGVTTFNGLRQTRARAGDLVAVLGIGGLGHLGVQFARAMGFETVAIARGAAKEEDARALGAHHYIDSTAGDVASELQKLGGAAVVLATAASSAAMGQTIGGLGPQGELITVGVTPEQLPISPLDLINAGLSVTGHPSGTSRDVEETMHFAVLSGVRAQIEERPLAEAAEAYAAMDEGRARYRMVLTM, from the coding sequence ATGTCCACGCACAGAGCCATCCATGTCGCCGCCGCGGGAGAGCCGTTGACCCTCGTGGACGTCGAGACACCCGCGCCGCCGCCCGGCCACCTGCGCATCGACGTCGCCGCGTGCGGCGTGTGCGGAACCGACCACGGCTTCGTCAACGGCGGTTTCCCCGGCCTGAACTGGCCGATCACGCTGGGGCACGAGATCGCGGGCACGGTCGCCGAGGTCGGTGACGGCGTCGACCAGTTCTCGGTCGGCGACCGGGTGGCCGTCGGCTGGTTCGGCGGGAACTGCAACACGTGCATCCCGTGCCGCCGAGGGCTCTTCATGCAGTGCGTGAACATGCAGGTGCCCAGCTGGCACTATCCCGGCGGCTACGCCGAAACGGTCACCGTGCCCGCCACGGCGCCCGCCCGGATCCCCGAGGAGCTTTCGTTCGTCGAGGCCGCACCGATGGGCTGCGCCGGCGTCACCACCTTCAACGGCCTTCGGCAGACCAGGGCGCGCGCCGGTGACCTGGTGGCGGTCCTCGGCATCGGCGGGCTGGGCCACCTCGGCGTGCAGTTCGCGCGGGCGATGGGCTTCGAGACTGTCGCGATCGCCCGTGGCGCGGCCAAGGAGGAGGACGCCCGAGCGCTGGGCGCCCACCACTACATCGACTCCACCGCCGGGGACGTCGCCTCGGAGCTGCAGAAGCTCGGCGGGGCCGCGGTGGTGCTGGCGACGGCGGCCAGCTCGGCCGCGATGGGTCAGACCATCGGCGGCCTCGGCCCGCAGGGCGAGCTGATCACCGTCGGCGTCACCCCCGAGCAGCTGCCGATCAGCCCGCTGGACCTGATCAACGCGGGCCTGTCGGTGACCGGACACCCCTCGGGCACTTCGCGTGACGTCGAGGAGACGATGCACTTCGCCGTGCTGTCCGGGGTGCGGGCGCAGATCGAGGAGCGGCCGCTGGCCGAGGCCGCCGAGGCCTACGCCGCGATGGACGAGGGCCGCGCGCGGTACCGCATGGTCCTCACGATGTGA
- a CDS encoding alpha/beta fold hydrolase — translation MDQYRRDDLVFDVRDAGPPDGPVVVLLHGFPQRNTSWDAIIERLTAQGYRCLAPNQRGYSPGARPQRRRDYRLPELIADVGALIDASGAERVHLVGHDWGAAVAWGVAAEMPERLATVTPVSVPHPAAFLKAIPTSRQGLASWYMYFFQLPWLPERLLMSRGGGVAKASLTRMRQTPALAERDISAMQEPGALTAGLNWYRAMPLMDPRATGGKITVPTMFVWSDDDPALLAKGAYDTERYVSGEYRFEIMSGASHWIPEERPDELAGLLLDWFAAHPTA, via the coding sequence ATGGATCAGTACCGGCGCGATGACCTGGTGTTCGACGTCCGCGATGCCGGCCCGCCCGATGGGCCGGTCGTCGTACTGCTGCACGGGTTCCCGCAGCGCAACACCAGCTGGGACGCGATCATCGAGCGGCTCACCGCCCAGGGGTACCGCTGCCTGGCGCCCAACCAGCGGGGGTACTCGCCGGGCGCGCGGCCGCAGCGGCGCCGCGACTACCGGCTGCCCGAACTGATCGCCGACGTCGGCGCGCTGATCGACGCGAGCGGCGCCGAACGTGTCCACCTCGTGGGCCACGACTGGGGCGCCGCGGTCGCGTGGGGCGTCGCCGCGGAGATGCCCGAGCGGCTGGCCACGGTGACGCCGGTGTCGGTACCGCACCCCGCGGCGTTCCTCAAGGCCATTCCGACCAGCAGGCAGGGGCTCGCGTCCTGGTACATGTACTTCTTCCAGCTGCCCTGGCTGCCGGAGCGGCTGCTGATGAGCCGCGGCGGCGGGGTGGCGAAGGCGTCGCTGACCCGGATGCGGCAGACCCCGGCGCTCGCCGAACGCGACATCTCCGCGATGCAGGAACCGGGTGCGCTGACCGCCGGCCTGAACTGGTACCGGGCCATGCCGCTGATGGATCCGCGCGCCACCGGCGGCAAGATCACGGTGCCGACGATGTTCGTGTGGAGTGACGACGATCCCGCGCTGCTGGCCAAAGGCGCCTACGACACCGAGCGATACGTGTCGGGGGAGTACCGGTTCGAGATCATGTCGGGCGCGTCGCACTGGATTCCCGAGGAGCGCCCCGACGAGCTCGCGGGTCTGCTTCTGGACTGGTTCGCCGCCCACCCGACCGCCTGA
- a CDS encoding MBL fold metallo-hydrolase — protein sequence MDAVPIDPTRHTFAVGVVGGPTVVIDYGGTRFVTDPTFDEPRDFGNMAKLEPPAVPAAGLGPVDAVLLSHDDHHDNLDVAGRQWATTAVPLIVTGPGAATRLGAPALGLPTWDSTEVARADGAGRITVTAAPAVHGPLDGTRDASGHVNAEVTGFVLRAAGLPTVYVSGDNASLAPVVEIARRFPDIDVAVLFAGASRLPTKNQGRPLTLTGPRAADVAAALGVSRVVIAHIAGWSIYSEDFSDVRTAFDEAGIADRIVSSGAGFWSLL from the coding sequence ATGGACGCCGTCCCCATCGACCCCACGCGGCACACCTTCGCCGTCGGCGTCGTCGGCGGTCCCACCGTGGTGATCGATTACGGTGGAACACGTTTCGTGACCGATCCGACGTTCGACGAACCACGCGACTTCGGCAACATGGCCAAGCTGGAGCCGCCTGCGGTGCCGGCAGCCGGCCTCGGACCGGTCGACGCGGTGCTGCTCAGTCACGACGACCACCACGACAACCTCGATGTCGCCGGCCGGCAGTGGGCGACCACCGCGGTTCCGTTGATCGTGACGGGGCCCGGCGCCGCGACCCGCCTCGGCGCACCCGCGCTGGGCCTGCCGACCTGGGACAGCACCGAAGTGGCACGTGCGGACGGCGCCGGGCGCATCACCGTCACCGCGGCACCCGCCGTCCACGGTCCACTCGACGGAACCCGGGACGCCTCCGGGCATGTCAACGCTGAGGTGACGGGCTTCGTGCTGCGGGCAGCGGGCCTGCCGACGGTGTACGTCAGCGGCGACAACGCGTCGCTGGCCCCCGTCGTGGAAATCGCACGGCGATTCCCGGACATCGACGTCGCCGTGCTCTTCGCGGGCGCGTCTCGGCTGCCCACCAAGAATCAGGGCCGCCCGCTGACGCTGACCGGGCCCCGGGCTGCGGACGTCGCTGCGGCGCTTGGGGTTTCCCGTGTCGTGATCGCCCATATCGCGGGATGGTCGATCTACAGCGAGGACTTCTCCGACGTGCGGACCGCATTCGACGAGGCGGGCATCGCGGACCGCATCGTCTCGAGCGGCGCAGGATTCTGGTCGTTGCTGTGA
- the fbaA gene encoding class II fructose-bisphosphate aldolase, which yields MPIATPEVYAEMLDRAKQHSFAFPAINCTSSESVNAAIKGFADAGSDGIIQFSTGGAEFASGLGVKDMVTGAVALAEFAHVIAAKYPITVALHTDHCPKGKLDTYVRPLLAISAERVAAGGNPLFQSHMWDGSAVPIDENLTIAQELLKQAAAAKIVLEVEIGVVGGEEDGVESEINDKLYTTADDFEKTVDALGTGEHGRYLLAATFGNVHGVYKPGNVKLKPEVLAEGQKVAAAKLGLASDAQPFDFVFHGGSGSLKSEIEDSLRYGVVKMNVDTDTQYAFTRPIAAHMFTNYDGVLKIDGEVGNKKVYDPRSYLKKAEAGMSERVIEACRDLHSEGRSVTAG from the coding sequence ATGCCGATCGCCACGCCCGAGGTCTACGCCGAGATGCTGGACCGCGCCAAGCAGCACTCGTTCGCCTTCCCCGCCATCAACTGCACGTCGTCGGAGAGCGTCAACGCCGCGATCAAGGGGTTCGCCGACGCCGGCAGCGACGGCATCATCCAGTTCTCCACCGGCGGAGCGGAATTCGCGTCCGGCCTCGGGGTCAAGGACATGGTGACCGGTGCCGTCGCGCTGGCCGAGTTCGCCCATGTGATCGCCGCGAAGTACCCGATCACCGTCGCCCTGCACACCGACCACTGTCCGAAGGGCAAACTCGACACCTACGTGCGCCCGCTGCTGGCGATCTCCGCCGAGCGGGTGGCCGCCGGGGGCAATCCGCTGTTCCAGTCGCACATGTGGGACGGATCGGCCGTCCCGATCGACGAAAACCTCACGATCGCACAGGAACTGCTCAAGCAGGCCGCGGCAGCCAAGATCGTGCTGGAGGTCGAGATCGGCGTCGTCGGCGGCGAGGAGGACGGCGTCGAGTCGGAGATCAACGACAAGCTGTACACCACCGCCGATGACTTCGAGAAGACCGTCGACGCGCTCGGTACCGGCGAACACGGGCGGTACCTGCTGGCCGCGACGTTCGGCAACGTGCACGGGGTGTACAAGCCGGGCAACGTCAAACTCAAGCCGGAGGTGCTGGCCGAGGGGCAGAAGGTGGCCGCCGCGAAGCTCGGATTGGCGTCGGACGCACAACCTTTCGACTTCGTGTTCCACGGCGGTTCCGGCTCGTTGAAGTCGGAGATCGAGGATTCGCTCCGCTACGGCGTGGTCAAGATGAACGTCGACACCGACACCCAGTACGCGTTCACCCGCCCGATCGCCGCGCACATGTTCACCAACTACGACGGTGTGCTCAAGATCGACGGCGAGGTGGGCAACAAGAAGGTCTACGACCCGCGCAGCTATCTGAAGAAAGCCGAGGCGGGGATGAGCGAACGCGTCATCGAGGCCTGCCGGGACCTCCACAGCGAGGGCCGCTCGGTCACCGCGGGTTAG
- a CDS encoding Rv0361 family membrane protein produces the protein MSNPRGPQQGDEPAVPSAAGGPGEQTGPDDETRPSPSADHEPATEIIASQTPDRQPPEPADAERRFTAPSSFDAGSTQKIDPPPDPATEVFPRSEAGHGGSATDPFAAQKAAGPQVIPPRGDAPRPPQQQQGRRSWGWVVAVVLVIAALVAIAILGTILLTRGSGSASSQEDQVRATIEQFDVAIQNGDLATLRGITCGAKRDSYVNYDDKAWEETHKRVAAAKQYPVVASIDQIVVNGDHAEANVTAFMAYAPQTRSTRSFDLEFRDDQWKICQAPSP, from the coding sequence ATGTCGAACCCACGAGGGCCCCAACAGGGCGACGAGCCGGCCGTGCCGTCGGCAGCGGGTGGTCCCGGTGAGCAGACCGGTCCGGACGACGAGACCCGGCCGTCGCCGTCCGCCGACCACGAACCCGCCACCGAGATCATCGCGTCGCAGACACCGGACCGGCAGCCGCCCGAACCGGCCGACGCCGAGCGTCGCTTCACCGCACCGTCGAGCTTCGACGCGGGATCCACCCAGAAGATCGACCCCCCGCCGGACCCCGCCACCGAGGTGTTCCCGCGGTCGGAGGCCGGCCACGGCGGATCAGCCACCGACCCGTTCGCCGCGCAGAAGGCCGCAGGGCCCCAGGTCATCCCGCCGCGCGGAGACGCGCCGCGCCCGCCGCAGCAGCAGCAGGGCCGGCGCAGCTGGGGCTGGGTGGTGGCCGTCGTCCTGGTGATCGCGGCGCTGGTGGCCATCGCGATCCTCGGCACCATCCTGCTGACCCGCGGATCCGGGTCGGCGTCCTCGCAGGAGGACCAGGTCCGGGCGACGATCGAGCAGTTCGACGTCGCCATCCAGAACGGCGACCTGGCCACCCTGCGGGGCATCACCTGCGGCGCCAAACGCGACAGCTACGTCAACTACGACGACAAGGCGTGGGAGGAGACCCACAAGCGGGTTGCGGCGGCCAAGCAGTACCCGGTGGTCGCCAGCATCGACCAGATCGTCGTGAACGGCGACCACGCCGAGGCCAACGTCACCGCGTTCATGGCCTACGCCCCGCAGACCCGCTCGACCCGCAGCTTCGACCTCGAGTTCCGCGACGACCAGTGGAAGATCTGCCAGGCCCCGTCGCCCTAA
- a CDS encoding DUF3151 domain-containing protein — MTRMGDLLGPDPVLLPGDPEAEAELDADENPAIVAAAHPSASVAWAALAEDALADDKAITAYAYARTGYHRGLDQLRRNGWKGFGPVPYRHEPNRGFLRCVAALARAADTIGETDEYQRCLDLLDDCDPSARAELGLS; from the coding sequence ATGACGCGGATGGGTGATCTTCTCGGACCGGACCCGGTACTGCTTCCGGGAGATCCCGAGGCGGAAGCGGAACTGGACGCCGACGAGAACCCGGCGATCGTCGCGGCCGCTCATCCGTCGGCGTCGGTGGCGTGGGCGGCGCTTGCCGAGGACGCGCTGGCCGACGACAAAGCCATCACCGCGTATGCCTACGCCCGCACCGGCTACCACCGCGGACTCGACCAGTTGCGCCGCAACGGGTGGAAGGGCTTCGGGCCGGTGCCCTACCGGCATGAGCCCAACCGCGGTTTCCTGCGGTGCGTGGCCGCACTGGCCCGCGCGGCGGACACGATCGGTGAGACCGACGAATACCAGCGGTGCCTCGACCTGCTCGACGACTGCGACCCCTCGGCGCGGGCGGAACTCGGTCTGAGCTGA
- a CDS encoding VOC family protein yields MDLKLEVIVVPVSDADKAKDFYEALGWRLDADFPVAEGYRVIQVTPPGSSASVIFGDGVTTATPGSTQGLYLVVTDIEAARTELAERGVEVSEVFHDVTGVFNHAGTAARVPGPDPERRSYASYASFHDPDGNEWILQEVTDRLPGR; encoded by the coding sequence ATGGATCTGAAACTCGAAGTCATCGTGGTACCCGTCTCGGACGCCGACAAGGCCAAGGACTTCTATGAGGCACTGGGGTGGCGACTGGACGCCGATTTCCCTGTGGCAGAGGGGTATCGGGTCATCCAGGTGACCCCACCCGGGTCGTCCGCCTCGGTCATCTTCGGTGACGGTGTCACGACGGCCACGCCGGGCTCCACGCAGGGCCTGTACCTGGTCGTCACCGACATCGAAGCGGCCCGCACGGAGCTCGCCGAGCGAGGCGTCGAGGTGAGCGAGGTCTTCCACGACGTCACCGGTGTGTTCAACCACGCGGGGACGGCGGCGCGCGTGCCGGGACCGGATCCCGAACGCCGCAGCTACGCGTCGTACGCGTCGTTCCACGACCCGGACGGGAACGAGTGGATTCTGCAAGAGGTCACCGACCGCCTGCCCGGGCGCTGA